A DNA window from Phoenix dactylifera cultivar Barhee BC4 chromosome 13, palm_55x_up_171113_PBpolish2nd_filt_p, whole genome shotgun sequence contains the following coding sequences:
- the LOC120112951 gene encoding phosphatidylinositol 3,4,5-trisphosphate 3-phosphatase and protein-tyrosine-phosphatase PTEN2A-like, whose product MVDYDGSPLQKPGSTDVSRAGGSSVTESATSESSKPSPEANKDLGSHDKDGIFSDSDAEDTGSSSSRYAQAVSNGRGPSIFGGSESKASLKETTEIAQGIEQVSLKNEGVTQSPDARVTNDENSSKSCSMLEAHSLDSTSASVIEAIAAGASVFSFGDEDDLEVSDLAI is encoded by the coding sequence ATGGTAGATTATGATGGTTCTCCACTTCAAAAGCCTGGGAGCACGGACGTCAGTAGGGCTGGTGGGAGCTCGGTAACTGAGAGTGCCACAAGTGAAAGCAGCAAACCATCTCCTGAAGCAAATAAGGACTTGGGGAGTCATGACAAGGATGGTATCTTCTCAGACAGTGATGCAGAAGACACTGGGTCTTCATCCAGCAGGTATGCCCAAGCAGTCAGTAATGGCAGAGGACCTTCTATTTTTGGAGGATCTGAAAGCAAGGCTTCACTTAAAGAAACAACAGAAATAGCACAGGGCATCGAACAAGTTTCATTGAAAAATGAAGGGGTTACTCAAAGCCCTGATGCTAGAGTGACAAATGATGAAAACAGTAGTAAGAGTTGCTCGATGTTGGAAGCCCACAGTTTGGATTCAACTAGTGCAAGTGTAATCGAGGCAATTGCTGCTGGTGCTTCTGTCTTCTCCTTCGGTGATGAAGATGACTTGGAAGTGAGTGATCTAGCCATCTGA